In one Aquila chrysaetos chrysaetos chromosome 24, bAquChr1.4, whole genome shotgun sequence genomic region, the following are encoded:
- the SLC2A6 gene encoding solute carrier family 2, facilitated glucose transporter member 6, with product MEPSAREPLVRKKSSSYRTFPESAGKRLDKEYLRSLRNKRLYLAVFAAVLGNFSFGFALVYPSPVIPALEAHPSPALRLDQHTASWFGSVFTLGAAAGGVSAMLLNDRLGRKLSIMFSALPSAAGYALMAGAQGIGMLLLGRVLTGYAGGVTSASIPVYISEISHPGVRGMLGACPQIMAVLGSLILYALGLVLDWRWLAVAGEVPVLVMIVLLCFMPNSPRFLLSQGKDDEALGSLRWLRGRDTDYAREYEQIKDSVRKQSRRVSCAEIKDPFIYKPILIAVGMRFLQQLSGVTCVLVYLQSIFKKTSVILKPEYDAALVGLVRLFSVAIAAVSMDKAGRKILLFVSAGVMLVSNLTMGLYIHFVPASQNSTIANKTLVSSANLPAEPSNYITLIPLLATMFFIMGYAMGWGPITWLLMSEILPLKARGVASGLCVVVSWLTAFTLTQFFLRVVEAFGLEVPFLFFAVICAGNVLFTGCCVPETKGRSLEQIEAFFRTGRRSFMR from the exons GGAGCCCCTCGTGAGGAAGAAGAGCTCCTCGTATCGGACCTTCCCCGAGAGCGCTGGCAAGAGGCTCGACAAGGAGTACCTGCG GAGCCTCCGCAACAAGCGGCTGTACCTGGCTGTGTTTGCCGCTGTCCTGGGGAACTTCAGTTTCGGCTTCGCCCTGGTTTACCCCTCGCCCGTCATCCCTGCCCTGGAGGCTCACCCCAGCCCTGCGCTGAGGCTGGACCAGCACACGGCATCCTGGTTCGGG TCGGTGTTCACGCtgggagcggcggcggggggggtcAGCGCCATGCTCCTCAATGACCGCCTGGGCCGCAAACTGAGCATCATGTTCTCGGCGCTGCCCTCCGCCGCGGGATACGCGCTGATGGCCGGCGCCCAGGGGAtcgggatgctgctgctgggccGCGTGCTGACGGGTTACGCTGGCGGCGTGACGTCCGCTTCCATCCCG GTCTACATCTCGGAGATCTCCCACCCCGGGGTCAGAGGCATGCTGGGCGCTTGTCCTCAGATCATggcagtgctgggctccctCATCCTGTACGCGCTGG GGCTGGTCCTGGACTGGCGCTGGCTGGCCGTCGCAGGGGAGGTGCCCGTGCTCGTGATGATAGTCCTGCTCTGCTTCATGCCCAACTCGCCCCGGTTCCTGCTCTCCCAGGGGAAGGACGACGAGGCCCTGGGGTCGCTGCGCTGGCTGCGGGGCAGGGACACGGACTATGCCCGGGAATACGAGCAGATCAAGGACAGCGTGAGGAAGCAG AGCCGGCGGGTTTCCTGTGCTGAGATCAAGGACCCCTTCATTTACAAGCCCATCCTGATCGCGGTGGGGATGAggttcctgcagcagctctcaggCGTCACCTGCGTCCTCGTGTACCTGCAGTCGATATTCAAGAAAACATCCGTCATCCTG aaacCAGAGTACGATGCAGCTCTTGTTGGCTTGGTACGTCTGTTCTCTGTGGCGATCGCTGCCGTGTCAATGGATAAAGCTGGGAGGAAGATTCTTCTTTTCGTATCAG CTGGTGTCATGTTGGTCTCCAACCTGACCATGGGGCTCTATATCCACTTCGTGCCAGCTTCTCAGAACAGCACCATTGCTAACAAGACCCTGGTGAGCTCTGCCAACCTTCCTGCTGAGCCATCAAACTACATCACCCTCATCCCCCTCCTGGCAACCATGTTCTTCATAATGG GTTATGCCATGGGCTGGGGGCCCATCACCTGGCTGCTGATGTCGGAGATCCTCCCTCTGAAAGCCCGTGGGGTGGCCTCGGGCCTCTGCGTCGTCGTGAGCTGGCTGACAGCCTTCACCCTCACCCAGTTCTTCCTCCGGGTCGTG GAAGCCTTCGGCCTCGAGGTGCCCTTCCTATTCTTCGCTGTCATCTGTGCTGGAAACGTCTTATTCACAGGCTGCTGTGTTCCAGAAACCAAAGGCAGGTCCCTGGAGCAGATCGAGGCATTCTTCAGGACTGGCCGGAGGTCGTTCATGAGGTAG